The Myroides phaeus DNA segment ATGCTACTAAATTGGAGGAGAATGGAATCATTGCTCCAGTTGAAAAACTTTCTGCAGATGTAGCGGTATCTGAAGCTAAACGACAATTGGATGCGGCAACAAAAGACGCAAATTTAGCAAGAGTAGCTTTAGCAAATACGTTAGAAGTAGAAGCTGTAAACAACGAATTGGAAAGCGACTTTTTTATCGTGCCTTCTTTAGAAGGGTTAGCGTTCTATCAAGAGTCTGCTGTTGCGAATTATCCTGAGTTACAAAAAGTAGCTTTGCAAAAAGAATTAGCAGAGCAAGGCGTTAAGGTTAAGCAATCTGCAAATTATCCAACGGTATTGGCTTTTGGACAAACGATCTTAGCTCATAATAACCCAATGAATGGCTTAGATATCTTAAATAATGACAATAAACCTTGGACTATTGGTGTAGGGGTTACTTATACATTGTTTGAAGGATTTAAAAATAAAAACGAGATTAGAGCAGCTAAGGCTACAAAAGAGAGCGTTGAGCTGTTTGAAATAAAAGCACAAAGTGATATCAAGATGTTAGTGGCTAAACTATATCAAGATATTCAAAAGCAAGAAGAACAAATTGATAATTTAAAAGTTCAAGAAACACTGGCAACAGAGTTTTTACGTGTTCGAAATAAAGCGTTCTCTGAAGGGTTTGCTACATCAACAGACGTGGTAGATGCAGAGATGAAATTATCAGGTGTGAAGTTAATGAAGTTACAAGCGCATTTTAATTATGCAGTAGCTTTGGCTTCTTTATTTGAATTCACAGGATTGAGTAATGAATTTTTACAGTATACAAAGTAATATAAGATTTAGAGATGAAAAGAAATAAGATAGTAAGTGCAATTGTAGGGCTATTTGTAATCGTAGTTATCTTAACAGTGTCATTGTGGTATATGAGTGCTCCAACAGAGTCTTATATTCAAGGTCAGGTTGAAGCAACGCAAATTAATGTAGCGTCAAAGATACCAGGTCGTATTAGTGATATTTATGTAAAAGAAGGGGAGCAAGTAAAAGCAGGACAAGTTTTATTGCAAATCAGTACTCCGGAGATTGATGCTAAATTAACACAAGCAGAGTCTGTTCAGAAAGCGGCACAAGCTTTAG contains these protein-coding regions:
- a CDS encoding TolC family protein, with translation MKKLKLNKCLSIVGGILLCVCGTNTAFGQSMTFTEAYEIMNRENSLLKAIEKKEEVHEFEWKARKGLRYPTIRAFGLGIYKDRQLGVDLNGLRNGVGDFVHLPNPGVLGDWEVTFNKRGMAMGGFMATMPLFTGGKINAAIKAGAIEKEIGEKELASAKNKLISELAQRYFTVKLAEEAVVVRKEVLKGMENHLHDATKLEENGIIAPVEKLSADVAVSEAKRQLDAATKDANLARVALANTLEVEAVNNELESDFFIVPSLEGLAFYQESAVANYPELQKVALQKELAEQGVKVKQSANYPTVLAFGQTILAHNNPMNGLDILNNDNKPWTIGVGVTYTLFEGFKNKNEIRAAKATKESVELFEIKAQSDIKMLVAKLYQDIQKQEEQIDNLKVQETLATEFLRVRNKAFSEGFATSTDVVDAEMKLSGVKLMKLQAHFNYAVALASLFEFTGLSNEFLQYTK